The proteins below are encoded in one region of Ereboglobus luteus:
- a CDS encoding translation initiation factor has protein sequence MSADKHTRKIPTDGGRDLTQNVFASLSGLENLKPTPASTPAPQASPSATPAKATAPAKNRGRVDVIREKAGRGGKTVTVARGFTGIGLPEKEALAKKMRAACGTGGTVKDGCIEIQGDKRDEVARILAKAGFRPVFAGG, from the coding sequence ATGAGCGCCGACAAACACACGCGAAAAATTCCGACCGACGGCGGACGGGACCTCACGCAAAACGTCTTCGCATCGCTTTCGGGTTTGGAAAATCTGAAACCCACCCCCGCATCCACGCCAGCGCCACAAGCATCTCCGTCCGCAACCCCGGCCAAGGCCACCGCGCCCGCAAAAAACCGCGGCCGCGTTGACGTGATTCGCGAAAAAGCCGGGCGCGGCGGCAAGACCGTCACGGTCGCGCGCGGCTTCACCGGCATCGGCCTCCCCGAAAAAGAGGCGCTCGCCAAAAAAATGCGCGCCGCCTGCGGCACCGGCGGCACGGTCAAGGACGGCTGCATCGAAATCCAGGGCGACAAGCGCGACGAAGTTGCGCGCATACTCGCCAAGGCCGGCTTCCGTCCGGTATTCGCCGGCGGCTGA
- a CDS encoding DUF3857 domain-containing protein has protein sequence MLTYAGKKNHSEIKLNYNPVWETVTLDHATVTLKDGGTRTVSPEEINIMDAPWVARAPRYPAAKTMVISLPGVEEGATIDTQITTTHKNKPWFALSQSYFGFDPIDAYTFTLNTAAGVNLSTNPALAALADSPAENQNPKTGTRFRVSGSRTASPREGALPPRSYLGPVYQATTLNNPADYARLINDAVAPLAEPTGAVRAKAAELTAAAKTETDRVVAIRDYIARHVRNAGPNFTDLPLSCLTPAEKTLADAYGNTADRAILLAALLRAAGLEPEFLLAASRVTKFYWQEDDLFPADSFSHLAVRVQADGETCYLDHLSLYADPHATSLEDCMVIALATGKIETITPAPKYQTTSRTDWQIILSPEGDAAVTFTAPHYGANHESLKRRFTEMTPEDRDRYHQSCMTWISQAAQPRGGFETNLDYPATYSFSADVARYAVRSGDYLYFQLPAASTSPTPAGPDTRIHPLFATAHRDSTIQWTITLPEGLEVEAAPENLSWTGPGDYGHVAVTTATKPENARTTLTITQTINLNPAVIPAASYSTLLELNRRLSQPSQWRVLLKKIKK, from the coding sequence GTGCTCACCTACGCGGGCAAAAAAAATCACTCCGAAATCAAGCTCAACTACAACCCCGTCTGGGAAACCGTCACGCTCGACCACGCCACCGTCACGCTCAAGGACGGCGGCACGCGCACCGTCTCCCCCGAGGAAATCAACATCATGGACGCCCCCTGGGTTGCCCGCGCCCCGCGCTACCCCGCCGCAAAAACCATGGTCATCTCGCTCCCCGGCGTCGAGGAAGGCGCGACAATCGACACCCAAATCACCACCACCCACAAAAACAAACCCTGGTTCGCCCTCTCGCAGTCCTATTTTGGTTTCGATCCCATCGACGCCTACACATTCACCCTCAACACCGCCGCCGGCGTAAACCTCTCCACCAACCCCGCGCTCGCCGCGCTCGCCGATTCCCCAGCCGAAAACCAAAATCCGAAAACAGGAACCCGCTTCCGCGTCAGCGGCTCCCGCACCGCCTCGCCCCGCGAGGGAGCGCTCCCGCCCCGCTCCTATCTCGGCCCCGTTTATCAAGCCACCACGCTTAACAACCCCGCCGATTATGCCCGCCTCATCAACGACGCCGTCGCGCCCCTCGCCGAACCCACCGGCGCCGTTCGAGCCAAGGCCGCCGAACTCACCGCCGCCGCCAAAACCGAAACCGACCGCGTCGTCGCCATCCGCGATTACATTGCCCGCCACGTCCGCAACGCCGGCCCCAATTTTACCGATCTGCCTCTCTCCTGCCTCACGCCCGCCGAAAAAACCCTGGCCGACGCCTACGGCAACACCGCCGACCGCGCCATCCTCCTCGCCGCGCTCCTACGCGCCGCCGGCCTCGAACCCGAATTCCTCCTCGCCGCCTCGCGTGTCACAAAATTCTATTGGCAGGAAGACGACCTCTTCCCCGCCGATTCCTTCAGCCACCTCGCAGTTCGCGTCCAGGCGGACGGCGAAACCTGCTACCTCGACCATCTCAGCCTTTACGCCGACCCGCACGCCACCTCGCTCGAGGATTGCATGGTCATTGCACTCGCCACCGGAAAAATCGAAACAATCACCCCCGCGCCCAAATACCAAACCACCAGCCGCACAGACTGGCAAATAATCCTCTCCCCCGAAGGCGACGCCGCGGTCACATTCACCGCGCCCCACTACGGCGCCAACCACGAAAGCCTCAAGCGCCGCTTCACCGAAATGACACCCGAGGACCGCGACCGTTATCACCAGTCGTGCATGACATGGATTTCGCAAGCCGCCCAACCACGCGGCGGCTTCGAGACCAACCTCGACTATCCCGCCACCTATTCGTTCTCCGCCGACGTCGCCCGCTACGCGGTCCGCAGCGGCGACTACCTCTACTTTCAACTCCCCGCCGCCTCAACCTCGCCCACGCCCGCCGGCCCCGACACTCGCATCCACCCCCTCTTCGCCACCGCGCACCGCGACTCCACAATCCAGTGGACAATCACGCTCCCCGAAGGTCTCGAAGTCGAAGCCGCCCCCGAAAACCTCTCATGGACCGGGCCCGGCGACTACGGCCATGTCGCAGTCACCACGGCAACCAAACCCGAAAACGCCCGCACCACACTCACGATCACGCAAACCATCAACCTAAACCCCGCAGTGATCCCCGCCGCAAGCTACTCAACCCTCCTCGAACTCAACCGCCGCCTCAGCCAACCCAGCCAATGGCGCGTGCTACTGAAGAAAATTAAGAAGTAA